The DNA region GGCCTCGGCCACCATTCTCGGCGCCTTCGACACGCCGATCACGCTGGTCGACGGACGGTACGAAGGGGCGCCGTACGCGCCGGGAGGGGCCTCCAGGCCCACGGCCACGCTGCTCGCGCCGCTGACCGCCATCGGCGACCTCGATGACGCGCCCGGTGCCGACGCGGCTGCCGTGATCGCCACCAACGAGGGCGGCAACGGCGAGCGCGTCGTGCTGACCGTCGTCGGCCTGCGCGGCGGCAAGGCCACCAGCGTCGGTTCCACCCTGGTCGGCGACCGCACCAGGATCCGCGACCTGCGCCTGGCTGGCCGCGACATCGTCCTCGAGGTCGTCGAGATCGGCCCGAAGGACGCGGCGTGTTGCGCCACGCAGCTGGCCACCAGGACCTACCGCTTGCAGGGCGGCCGACTGGGCCTGCAGTCGTCCGTGGTCACTGGCACGCTCTCGGTCGCCACCCTGGGCGGCGCCGCGTGGACCGCCGTCGAGATCGACGGCACGCCCGTGCCGGCCGGCATCACGGCGCCGACCCTGACGTACGAGAATGGGCGGATCTCTGGCACATCCGGCTGCAACCGCTACACCGGCGCGCTGACCGAGTCGACACCCGGCACCGTGAAGGTCGGGCCGACCGCCGGCACCCGCCGCCTGTGCGCCGAGGAGGCCGCCAACGCCACCGAGACCCGCTACCTCACCGCGCTCCAGGCCGCGACCCGCTACACGTTCCTGGCAGGACGCCTCCACCTGTCAGGCGGCGACGCCAGCGTGACGCACACGATCCTGTTCAGGAAGAATTGACCGGCATCGGGCCGCTTCTCGCGTCCTCCCTGACGTATCCCTGACCGTCGCCCAAGGGCGACGGCTACGTTCCGCCTCCGCCAAGGCTCCGGCGGACAGGCCTTCGTTCGGCGGTCGGCGGTCGGCGTTGCCCGATCCGCGATCCGCGTTGAGCGTTAAACGTCAAACGTCAAACGTTAAACGTCACAACGCGTACGGCTTCCTGAACTTCCGCGAAAGGTACCGGTTCGCATCGTCGTCGCCGACGAACCGCTCGCGCGTGTCGTCCCAGTGCAGCCGGCGCCCGGTGCGATAGGCGATGTTGGACAGCAGGCCCAGCTTCGTCAGCCGATGACCGTAGCGCACGTTGCACGTGGTCTCGAGGTTGCGGGCCTTGATCGCGTCGATGAACTCGCGCAGGTGCCCGGGCGAATCGGGGATGCTCTGGGCAGGCCGCGGGAAGTCCTCGACGAGCTTGCCCTTCACCCACACCTCGTGCCGGCCGTAGTTGGTGACCAGCGTCGCCTCGCTGCCTTCGAACACGCACCCGATACCGCCCATGTGCGTGAAGCCCGTCGGCGGCGCCGGACGCAGGCTGAACGACAGCAGCAGTTCGGGATACTCGAGGAGCGCCTCCATCGTGTCCGGCGTCTCGGTGACGTCGTTGACGACGTATCGCCCGCCCATCGCCGACACGCTGCGCGGCGCCTTCAGGTCGAGCGCCCACACGGCCACGTCGACGATGTGGCACCAGAAGTCGATGAACGTGCCGCCCGAGTAGTCCCAGAAGTTGCGGAAGGACCGGTGCGACCGGAGCGGGTGGTATTCGCGCCGCGGCGCGGGGCCGAGCCAGAAGTCGTAGTCGAGTTCGGCCGGGCGCGTCGCCGGTTCGCCGTTGGTCAGCGGACCGTCCCACGTCTTCCAGCACTGCACGCGGTGGATGCGCCCCAGCGCGCCCGACCTCACCAGCTCCACCACGTTGCGGTAGTTCCGCCCGGTGTTGTGGATGTGGTTGCCCATCTGCGTGACCCGGGCATGGCGGGTCGAGGCGTCGGCCATGGCTCGCCCTTCCGCCACGCTGTACGCAAGCGGCTTCTCGACGAACACGTCCTTGCCGGCCTCCATCGCGCGCACCGCCGTGATGGCGTGCCAGTGATCGGGCGTCTGGATGGCGACCGCGTCGATGTCCTTGCGGGTGAGCAGGCGGCGGAAGTCGCCCTCCCCTGCCGGCGCGTACCCGAGCGCGCCGTTCACCAGCGCGATGGCGGCGTCGCGGTGGCGGCTGTCGACGTCGCAGATGGCCGCGATGCGCACGTCGGGGTGGGTGATGAAGTCCTTGAGGCGCCCCGTGCCCATGCCACCGACGCCAATCAACGCGAGGCGCAACTGGTCACTCGGCGCTGCCGGCTGGGCGAAGGCCGGACGATGGATGACGGAGGCGAGGCCGGCGGCCGCGCCGAGGAACACGCGGCGCGACACGCCGCCCTGCTGATCAGACACGCGTAGGGCTCCGCTTACTTCTTCAGCTCGGCATAGATGGCCGACACGTTGGCCTGGCCTCGACCGATCTGGTAGTCCTTGAACTGCTCCGGCAGCTTCAGGCCCGCGAAGGCCTCCTCTGCCGTCTTGCCGTCCTTGATGGCCTGTTGCACGGCAGCGAGGAACGCGGCGTTGAACTGCCCGAACTCGACGAAGCGGCTCCAGGGCATCACGTCGGCGTGACCGGGGATCACCGTGTCGACGCCGGAGATGCCGGCCGCCGCCTTCTTCAGGGTCTCGGGGTACGCCACGCCCGTGCCGCCGTTCTTCGTGTCGATGAGCGGCGTCCCGAGGCCCGCGAACAGGTCGCCGGTATGCGCCACCCGCAACGCCGGGAAGACGACGATGGTGTCGCCGTTGGTGTGGCCGGGGCCGAAGTGGCGCAACTCGATGCGCTCGTCGCCCGAGCCCAGCGTCAACCGGTCGGTGTAGGTCCGGTCGGGCAGGAACTGCGCCTTCTCGCCGGCGAAGGCCGGCATCTTCTCCATGTTGGCCTTGGTGTTGACGTGCGCCACCACCTCGACCGACGCCGGGAAGTACTCGTTGCTGCCCGTGTGATCCCCGTGCGTGTGGGTGTTGATGATCGTCGTCACCGGCTTGTCGGTGACCGTGCGCACCTGCTGCATGATCCGCTCGCCCCAGTTGGCGAGCTTGGTGTCCACCAGGACCACGCCGGCTCTGGTGATGAAGGCCGCCGTGTTGCCACCGCCGCCCTTCACCACGTACAGGTTGTCCTTGACCTTCAGGATCTCGGCCACCTGCGGCGGCCCGCCCGCCGGTTGCCGCGCCATGATGCCCGCGGCGCCGAAGGCCACGAGGACGCCGATGAGGAAGAACCTTCGCATGTCGCCGCTCCTTGCGTGACGCCTGACCATTGGGCCGGGTGAGACACCCGGCCTTACCTGGGGGCCGAGAGCCACGTGCGCTCGACGAACCACCACGCGCCGGCCAGCAGCACCACCACGGAGCCGACGACCACGATCCGCTCGGCGACCCGCGGCGCGCGACGCCGCACCGCCGCCATGGCGGAGGCGACCACCACCACGATGGCGGCCTGGCCGATCTCCACGCCCAGGTTGAACGCGAACAACGATACCCCAAGGGCGGTCGGTGGCAAGCCCTGCTCGCGCAGCACGCCTGCGAACCCGAAGCCGTGCACGAGGCCGAAGACGAGCGCCACCCAGAGCCGCACGTCGCGACCACGCCCCCCGACCAGCAGCGTGTCGGCGCCGACGAAGACGATGCTGAGCGCGATCAGCGGCTCGACGATGCGGGCGGGCGGGTCGACGATCGACAACGTGGCCAGCGCCAGCGTGACGCTGTGCCCGACCGTGAAGGCCGTGACGATCGCCAGCAGGCGCCGCAGCGTGCCGCCCGGAAGCAGCAGCCCGATGATGAAGAGGATGTGATCGGGGCCGATCGCGATGTGGTGGATGCCCGAGGCGACGAACCGCCGCAGCACGGCCATCCGCCCCTGGCGCGTGCCCGTGAAGTACTCGGCGCGGTAGCGCTGGTTGTCGAGCACGTCCTGCCAGCGCACCTGATCGCCTTCATACACGGTCACGAAGGTCTGGTGATTGGACTCGCCCGGGAACAGACGCGCGCCGATCCCCAGCAGGCCGGGCGACCGTGACAACTGCGCATGCCAGGCGATGGCCACGGCGTCCTGGCCCGGAACAGGCTCCACCCGGTCGATCTGCCAGGTGATGGGCGTGCCGTCCGCCTCGATGGCCGCACGCGTGGTGACCAGGGTGACGATGGCGTCCAGGTGACGCGCCACCGTCGCCGGTTCGGCCAGGGCGCGCGGATCCGGCAGCCCCACTTCGCGGGCCACGTCGATGGTGTGCAGCACCAACGTTCCGTCGAGGCGGGCGGGCGAGACCTTCACGTCGAGGTAACTGAACGGCGCCGGGTGCGCCGCCACCGGCCGCGTCCCCGCCACCAGGATCAGGGCGGCCAACAGGCACGCACGGACCGCGTAGGTCGCGGCGATCGCTTGGCACGAGCGCATCACTGCGGATGCCCGAGGCCCCGGCGGATGGCACGCTCGACCGGCGAGTAGGCGCCATCGGCGCGATCGAGTTGCAGCGGCGCCGCCGGGTGCAACGGCGGCTGGGCGAGGAATCGCGGCATCGTCCCGTGGTGCGGTTGCGCCGCGTGGACCAGGAACGGATGGCAGAGGAACACGTCGCCGGCGCGTCCGGTGGCGAAGGCGAGCGGCCGCGCCAGCGTCGACGGCGGGAATCGCTGGGCCAGTTCCATGAACGTCAGCCCGTCCGGGCCGGCCGGCTGCAGCAATCGCGGGATGTCCAGGTGCGACCCCACCAGGAGCCGCGTCGGGGCGTCGTCGGGGCCCGTATCCGAGAACAGGAAGAGCATCAGCAACGCGCGGCCGCGGGAATCCACCGTGAGGCGCATGGAGCCGTCGGCGGCGTAGAAGCCGGCGTCGACGTGCCAGCCGGCGTCGCCGGGGTCCTCTGGCGAGGGGAACCGCACGGGACAGGTGCCGAGGCTGACCCGCGGGGTCCAGCGGCCGGGGCCCACCAACACGTCGAAGGCGGCGTGGAGGGCCGGCGTATTGGCGGCGGCGCGGAATGGTTCGGCGGCCTGATCGCCGAGGCGGACCACGGGACGTGTCCAGGTGCTCCGGTCGCGCGGGTCGCACCCCGTCTGCGGCCACAACAGGGCGCGACACTCGGCGGCGACCGCTGGCGGAAACGCCTCGCGGACCACCACGAACCCGTCGTCTTCGAAGCGCGTGGCGTTGACCGGTGACGACACGGCCGCATTGTGCCGCACAGCCGAGCAGGACGCACGTCGAGGCGACGAGAAGTGCAAGTCGCCGGCCCGAGCTTCGCGGGCACTACATAGCTGTATACTTAGTTCACTTTATACGTGCCCCTGCACGCTCGACGAGGCGGAAACCTTATTCAAACCATGGGATCCGAACCTGGCGTAGCGACCGTCGGTCGGCCAACACGCCCGCCATGCATCCCGCGGGCAGCGTGCCTCGGGGCAGGCCGCGGTCAGTGCCGCGCGCACCCGGGCGCCCCCGCGATCCTGTCGAGTTCCCTTGGATTGCGTCGAGATAAGTATACGTGCATGTATACTTTTCCACAGGAGTACTTCATGCCTCAGGTGACGTTGTACGTGAAGGACAGCGATCAACCGGTCTGGGAGTCGGCCAGGAGCCTGGCGGCGGCGCGCGGCGAGAGCCTGTCTGCCCTGGTCACCACCGCGCTCGAACTGGTCGCCGGACGCCGGGACGCGCGGCCTGCGCCCCGCGGTGAGATGGCGCCGGTCGAACTGGTGGGTTGGGACTTCCGCAACCGTGACGTGCCCAGGACGCTTCGCTTCACGGGCGTGAAGGTGGCGCAAGTGGGTACACTCTCGGCGTACCTCACGCGAGCGCAGAAGATCATCCTCGAGGAATGGGAACTCCTCGACGAGCGCTACGTGGCCGTGTTCGATTCCTACGAGGCGCTGCAGGCCCACCCGGTCGCGCAGGCCCTCGACAGCCGCCTGCTGGCCGACATCGCTGCGGCCGTGGGCACCCCCTTCGTGGAGACCATCGAATGAGACCTGCCCTGCTTGCCGTTGCCGCCCTGCTCCTCTCCTCCGTTCCCGCCGCGGCCCAGACCGCCATCGACGGCATCCGCACCGAGTTCGCAGCCGTGAAGGCGCAGGTGATGACGGCGGCCAACAAGGCCCCCGAATCGATCTACGGATTCCAGGCGACGCCGGAGGTCTTCACGCTGCGCAAGCAGTTCCTGCACATCGCCGACGCGAGCTACAGCATCTGTTCCGGGCTGGCGGGCACGCCCGGCAAGCGGCCCAAGGTCGACGCCGACGCGCCACTGGCCAAGGCCGACGTGCTCGCCGCGCTGACCGGCGCGTTCGACTACTGCGACGCGGCACTGAAGGCCGCCACCGACGCGACGCTGGCCGAGACGGTGAAGACGGCCAACGGCACCGCGCGCGTCAAGAGCTACTACGCGGCGCATCTGCTCGCCCACACGGGCCTGCACTACGGCAACGTGGTCACCTACATGCGCCTGAACAAGCTGTCCCCGGGCGAGCAGTAGGACAGGCTCCGACCATGCGTGCGCGTCGACCTGAAGGTCGACGCCTACGCATTTCTGCTCGTACCTGCCGACCTTCAGGTCGGCAGGCAGCGCGCGCTACGCCAGCAGCGCGTCGACGACCTTCCCGTGCACGTCGGTCAACCGGAACCGGCGGCCCTGGTGAAAGTACGTGAGCCGTTCGTGGTCCACGCCGAGCAGCCGCAGCATCGTCGCGTGCAGGTCGTGCACGTGGACGCCGCCGTCGACGATGTTGTAGCCGAAGTCGTCGGTGGCGCCGTGCACGTAGCCGGCCTTCACGCCGCCGCCGGCCATCCACATCGAGAAGCAGCGCGGATGGTGATCGCGCCCGTAGTTGGTCGCCGTCAGCTTCCCCTGCGAATAGCTGGTACGACCGAACTCCCCGCCCCACACCACGAGCGTGTCGTCGAGCAGGCCGCGTCGCTTCAGGTCGGTCACCAGTGCCGCGCTCGCGCGATCGGTCTCGCGGCACTGCCGCTCGATGCCTTTCGGCAGGCTGTCGTGCTGATCCCAGCCCTGGTGATACAGCTGGATGAACTTCACGCCCCGCTCGGCGAGGCGCCGCGCGAGCAGGCAATTGGCGGCGAAGGTGCCCGGCTGCCGCGCGTCGGGGCCGTACAGCTCGAAGGTCTCCGCGGTCTCGCCCGACAAGTCCATCACGCCCGGCACGCTGGCCTGCATCCGGTACGCCATCTCGTACTGTGCGATGCGCGCGTCGACCTCCGCATCGCCGATCTGCGCCGCTGCCTCGGCCTGCAGGTCGCGCAAGCGGTCGAGGAGCGCGCGCCGTGACTGCGGACTCACGCCGGCAGGATTGGCCAGGTACAAGACCGCGTCCTTGCCGCTGCGGAACTGCACCCCCTGATGCTGCGACGGCAGGAAGCCGCTCCCCCACAGCCGGGAGTACAGCGGCTGATCGACCTTTCCTGGCGTGATCAGCACGACGAAGGCCGGCAGGTCATCGGTGTCGCTGCCCAGGCCGTAATGCACCCAGGCGCCCATGCTCGGGCGCCCGGCGATCTGCGACCCGGTCTGGAAGAACGTGATCGCCGGATCGTGGTTGATCGCGTCCGTGTACATGGACCGCACGACGCAGAGCTCGTCGATCACGCGCGCCGTGTGCGGCAGCAGGTCGGAGACCCAGGTGCCCGACCGGCCCGCCCGCGAGAACCCGAACTGCGAGCCGGCCAGCGGCAACGACGACTGGTTGCCGGACATGCCCGTGAGCCGCTGCCCCTGGCGCACCGAATCGGGCAGTTGTTCGCCGTTGCGCGCCCGCAGTACCGGCTTGTCGTCGAACGTCTCCATCTGCGACGGGCCGCCCGCCATGAACAGGTAGATGACCCGCCTGGCGCGAGGCGTGAAGTGCAGCGCGCGACCGAGGACGCCGGGCGTCGCCGTGGGGCCCGCCGCTGCGGCGACGCGCGGGTGCACGAGACTGCCGAGGGCCACGCTGCCCAGGCCCATGCCGACGCGTTGCAGCAGCGCACGCCGCGAGAGACCGGCGGTGGGCAGATCGCCCGTGCAGTGATGGATGCTCATCCGGCCCGCCTCATCGGGTGACCACGAAGGCCTCGGTGTTCATGATCAACGTCGTCACGGCCATCGTCGCCGCGACGTCGATGACCGGCAGCCGCGCATCGCGCGGACGCTCGCCGACGGCGAGCCACTGCGCGGCCGCCTTCGGATCGGCCGCCGCGAACCGACGTTGCTGCGCGGCCGCCTCGGCGAGCACCCGCGCCTCGGCGGCCGTCGGCGGACGGCCGGCCAGTGCGAGAAAGGCCGCGCGATGGCGCGCCTCCGGGTCGGATGGATGCGCGCGCACCAACCGCTCGGCGAGGACCCGCGCCGCCTCGACGAACTGCGGGTCGTTCAACAGCACGAGCGCCTGCAGCGGCGTCTGCGTCGTCTCGCGCCGCGCCACGCACACCTCGCGCGAGACCGCGTCGAAGGTCGTCATCGACGGCGGCGGCGACGTGCGTCGCCAGAACGTGTAGAGGCTGCGCCGGTACAGCGCGGCGCCGTGATCCTGCACGTACTTCTGCCCCGTGCCCGACTGCTCCCAGAGCCCCTCGGGCTGATAGGGCTTCACGCTGCGCCCGCCGACCCGCCGCACCAGCAGCCCACTCGCCGCGAGGGCGCTGTCGCGCACGTGCTCGGCGGGCAACCGCACGGCCGGCCCGCGCGCGAGTCGCAGATTCTCTGGATCCTGTCGCACCAGGTCGGGAGACGCGTCGGAGGCCTGCTGGAACGTCTGCGAGCCGACGATCAGGCGGTGCATCGCCTTGACGTCCCAGCCGCTGTCGATGAAGCGAGCGGCGAGCCAGTCGAGCAGCTCGGGGTGCGTCGGCTGGCGTCCCTGGCTGCCGAAGTCCTCGGCCGAGGCCACCAGGCCGCGACCGAAATGCATCTTCCAGATGCGGTTGACGGCGACCCGCGCCGTGAGGGGGTTGTCGCGGCTGGTGAGCCAGCGCGCCAGGCCGAGCCTGTTGCGCGGCTGATCCTTCGGCAAGGGCGGCAGGCTGGCCGGCGTGTCGCGCGGCACCACCGGGCCGGGCGCGTCGTAGGCGCCGCGCGCGAGCAGGTGCGCCGGACGCGCCTCGGGCAGTTCCTCCATCACCATCAGTTCCGGGACGAGCCTGATTCGCCGCTGCTCCTCGACCCGCGCCTGCCGCAATTGCGCCTGCAGCCGCTGCGCCTCGGGCGACACCCTCGCGAGGTAATGGGCGCGCGCCGCTTGCGGCTCCCCGGGAACACGTCCGGCGACTTCCGCCGCCGTCAGCGCGACGTCGTACACGCGCAGGTCGTCGACCAGCCCGTTCCTGAATCCACTGTCGCGGAAGCGGGCACCGATTGTCAGCGGCGTCGGCCTGGCCTGCAGGTCGCCGGCCGCCGGGTCGTACAGGATGTCCTTGTAGAGCCGGTCACGGACGATGTCGACCGGCACGGGCGTGCCGTCGAGGTAGAGCGCGAGCCCTGACGCCCGGCTCGACCCGTCGTACGTGACCACCACCGAGGACCAGGCGCCGCGGGGCAACGGCTCGCGCGCACGAATGGCGATGGCGTTGCCGGGCCAGAAGTGCACGAGCGCGGCCGAGGGCCGGCCGTCCTCGAGGGTGAGCTCGAATCCGCGACTGCCCGCGTCGGTCCAGGCACGCGACTGATGAATCACGACGGCGCGATCCTGCCGCTCGGTCGGCTTGATGCGCAGGGCCACGGAGAAGGCGTCGGTGCGCGAGAACTGACGGACCGACCCGAGCACGGCGGCGTTGTCGCCGCTGAAACGCAACGCCTTGCCGCCGCTTGCCTCCCCATCGTCCACCAGTGCCGGGCCATCCTGGAGGGTGGCGCTGTCCTTTCCGGACAGGCCGGGCGTCGTGCCGTTCACGACGGTGTCGAAGGGGAACGCGGCGATCGGTGACGGGGACACGATGGCCGACGGGCTGCGCTGCCAGCGCTGGAACGCCGGATCGGTGGAAGGCGCGAGCCCCTCGAGCCGATGCTCGAGCGCGGCGATGCGGCGCACCACGCGCGCGTGCGCCGCCTCCTGCGCGTGCGAGGGCCACAGCAGCAGCGACGGCGACGGCGTCGCGTTGGTGAAGTGCGAGTAGAGGCCCGACTCGTCGATGCTGTTGAAGAACGCAAACAGCGAGAAGTAGTCGCGTTGGGTGATCGGGTCGAACTTGTGGTCGTGACAGCGGGCGCATTCGAGCCCGAGGCCGAGCATCGCCGTGCCGAACGTGTTGACGCGGTCGGCCACGTACTCGGTGCGGAACTCGGCCTCGATGCTGCCGCCCTCGTTGGTCTGGCGATGGAGGCGGTTGAACGCCGTGGCGATCCGCTGCGCGCGCGTCGCGCCCGGCAGCAGGTCACCCGCGAGCTGCCACGTCAGGAACTGGTCGTAGGGCAGGTTGGAGTTGAAGGCGCCGATCACCCAGTCGCGGTAGGGCGACATGTCCCGCGTCACGTCGGCCTGGTAGCCGTACGTGTCGGCGTACCGGGCCAGGTCGAGCCAGTCGGCCGCCATCCGCTCGCCGTACGCGGGCGAGGCCAGCAGGCGCTCGATCGCCGCTGCGTAGCGAGCCTCGGACGGGTCGGCGCGGAACGCCTCGAGTTCGGCGGGCGTCGGCGGCAAGCCGGTGAGCGAGAAGGTCACGCGCCGGAGCAGCACGTCCGGCGCAGCGCGGGGCGACGGCGCGATGCCGTCCCCGGCGAGCGCGGCGCGCACGAAGGCGTCCACCGGATGCGACGGGCCCGTGGACGTGGGCGGCACGGCCGGCGCGACGATCGGCTCCCACGACCAGTGCCCGCGGAACTCCGCGCCTTCGACGACCCACTGGCGCAGCAGGGCCTTCTCCGCGTCCGAGAGCGACAGGTGGGCGTCGGCCGGAGGCATCACGTCCTCGTCATCGGGCGCGAGGGACACGCGGCGGATCAACTCGCTCCGCTCGGGCGCGCCTGGCACGACCACCGCCGTGCCGACCTCGAGTTCCTGGAAAAGCCCGTCGCGGGTGTCGAGACGCAGGCGGGCCTTGCGCGTCCGCGGGTCGGGGCCATGGCAGCGGAAGCAACGGTCCGACAGCAGCGGCCGGACGTCGCGGGTGAACGAGACGCGGGTCGAGGTCGCCGCCGACGACGCCTGGCCCGGCGCGGAGGCCGCCGTCGCGGCAGCGAGGGCCGAGGCCAGGAGGCCGGTCGCCAGCCCCCACGACGCCGCCCGCCGCAGGAAGGTCATGCGCGCATTCTGTGAAGCCGTTGGTAGGCTGTCAAACTAGACCGCCATGGACATCCTGTCCGCGTTGCGCCCGTGAACGACCACGCCAGGCCGACCGACGTGCACGCCGTGCATGCCGCGCTGCGTGGCTGGCAGCAACGGGTGCAGGCAGTCATCGAGATCGCCCGCGACACCGACGACCTGGCGGCTCGCCTGCCCGTCCTCGATGCGCTGGCCGATGAACTGGTCGCGGACATCTCTCGTGCCGTCGAAGGACTCGACGTGCTGGCGCACCGCCCGGGCGTGACGTTGCCCGAGGGCACCGACCTGCTACGGGAGGCGCTGGGCAAGGCGCACGACCTGCTCCACGGCATCACGCTGTGGCACCGTGGCCCGAGCGTCGCGGCGCTGCGCAAGGCGCGCGACCACTTCGCGGCGGCAGGGCGAGCGCCGCGCACCTGATGGCCGCGGCGTCGGCCGCACGGCGCACCACCACCGCGGCGGCTCAGGCGGGCGTGACGTCGGGCTGGCCCATCGGCACCCCTCGCGGCCGTCCAAGGGCGGCGAGCCGCTCGGCGACGCGCTCTTCGGGATACCCCTCCTGCTCGGCCGCCAGCAGGCGCTCCACGCACAGTGGCACCAGGCGCTGCCATTCCGGGCCGTCGATGCCGAGGCGCGCGGCCAGGTCGCGGATGCGGTCGGGCGTCCACGAGCAGACGATTGCCGCCACGTCCTCCTCGGGCACGGCGTCGATCCCGTCCGCCGGCGAAGACGCCGGCAGGCGCTTGAAGCGTGTCTCCTCGCTGTCGAGCCATCCCTGCCAGGTTGCATCGCGCTCGGGCGACGAGGACGGCCGGTGGCGGGCCGCCCCCACCAGGTCGAGGGCCGCCGTACGGCACTGCTCGCGGATCGCCAGCGTCTCGGCCGAACCGTAGCGCGCGCAGGCCGCCATCAGCGCCGCCAGGTCATCCAGCCGTGCCTGGCAATGGGTCGGGTCCGAGCCATGCGCGTCGGAGGCCGAGGCGGCCAGGACGTCGGCGGCGCGCTGCCGCAAGACCTCGCACTCCTGCGCGTCGTCGGCACGGGCCTGCGCGAGGGCGTCGGGTGTCACGACGCGGCGCTCGGGCGCGAACAACACGTTGCCATCGCGGTGCAGGAGGAGACGCTCGCGTGGACCTGCCTCCACCACGACCGCCGAGGCGGCCTCGGCAGCAGGCGTGGCTGTGCCCGGCGTCGCCACCCCGGCCAGCGCATCGATCGTCGGCGCCAGGTGTTCCTCGAGCGCGCGCAGGCAGGTCGCCAGTTGGCGGTCCACGTCGGCGGCGACGCCAAGGCGCCCCTCGTACGGACTCCCCGCGTTCGCGCCGAGCAGGCTGCGGGCGACGCGCAGCGTGTGCGGCGGGTCGCCCTCCTCGGGATGTCGCATGGCCTCGTCCGCACGGGTGAACGCACCGTCGAGCGTGGCAAACCACCGGGGGCCGTCGAAATTGCCGCCCT from Luteitalea sp. TBR-22 includes:
- a CDS encoding META domain-containing protein: MPWMMTGGARAAMLLVATGLLAGCGARQAGVNTGPPAAMTAGAVASATILGAFDTPITLVDGRYEGAPYAPGGASRPTATLLAPLTAIGDLDDAPGADAAAVIATNEGGNGERVVLTVVGLRGGKATSVGSTLVGDRTRIRDLRLAGRDIVLEVVEIGPKDAACCATQLATRTYRLQGGRLGLQSSVVTGTLSVATLGGAAWTAVEIDGTPVPAGITAPTLTYENGRISGTSGCNRYTGALTESTPGTVKVGPTAGTRRLCAEEAANATETRYLTALQAATRYTFLAGRLHLSGGDASVTHTILFRKN
- a CDS encoding Gfo/Idh/MocA family protein, which produces MSDQQGGVSRRVFLGAAAGLASVIHRPAFAQPAAPSDQLRLALIGVGGMGTGRLKDFITHPDVRIAAICDVDSRHRDAAIALVNGALGYAPAGEGDFRRLLTRKDIDAVAIQTPDHWHAITAVRAMEAGKDVFVEKPLAYSVAEGRAMADASTRHARVTQMGNHIHNTGRNYRNVVELVRSGALGRIHRVQCWKTWDGPLTNGEPATRPAELDYDFWLGPAPRREYHPLRSHRSFRNFWDYSGGTFIDFWCHIVDVAVWALDLKAPRSVSAMGGRYVVNDVTETPDTMEALLEYPELLLSFSLRPAPPTGFTHMGGIGCVFEGSEATLVTNYGRHEVWVKGKLVEDFPRPAQSIPDSPGHLREFIDAIKARNLETTCNVRYGHRLTKLGLLSNIAYRTGRRLHWDDTRERFVGDDDANRYLSRKFRKPYAL
- a CDS encoding MBL fold metallo-hydrolase, which gives rise to MRRFFLIGVLVAFGAAGIMARQPAGGPPQVAEILKVKDNLYVVKGGGGNTAAFITRAGVVLVDTKLANWGERIMQQVRTVTDKPVTTIINTHTHGDHTGSNEYFPASVEVVAHVNTKANMEKMPAFAGEKAQFLPDRTYTDRLTLGSGDERIELRHFGPGHTNGDTIVVFPALRVAHTGDLFAGLGTPLIDTKNGGTGVAYPETLKKAAAGISGVDTVIPGHADVMPWSRFVEFGQFNAAFLAAVQQAIKDGKTAEEAFAGLKLPEQFKDYQIGRGQANVSAIYAELKK
- a CDS encoding HupE/UreJ family protein — its product is MRSCQAIAATYAVRACLLAALILVAGTRPVAAHPAPFSYLDVKVSPARLDGTLVLHTIDVAREVGLPDPRALAEPATVARHLDAIVTLVTTRAAIEADGTPITWQIDRVEPVPGQDAVAIAWHAQLSRSPGLLGIGARLFPGESNHQTFVTVYEGDQVRWQDVLDNQRYRAEYFTGTRQGRMAVLRRFVASGIHHIAIGPDHILFIIGLLLPGGTLRRLLAIVTAFTVGHSVTLALATLSIVDPPARIVEPLIALSIVFVGADTLLVGGRGRDVRLWVALVFGLVHGFGFAGVLREQGLPPTALGVSLFAFNLGVEIGQAAIVVVVASAMAAVRRRAPRVAERIVVVGSVVVLLAGAWWFVERTWLSAPR
- a CDS encoding phytanoyl-CoA dioxygenase family protein, encoding MSSPVNATRFEDDGFVVVREAFPPAVAAECRALLWPQTGCDPRDRSTWTRPVVRLGDQAAEPFRAAANTPALHAAFDVLVGPGRWTPRVSLGTCPVRFPSPEDPGDAGWHVDAGFYAADGSMRLTVDSRGRALLMLFLFSDTGPDDAPTRLLVGSHLDIPRLLQPAGPDGLTFMELAQRFPPSTLARPLAFATGRAGDVFLCHPFLVHAAQPHHGTMPRFLAQPPLHPAAPLQLDRADGAYSPVERAIRRGLGHPQ
- a CDS encoding DinB family protein is translated as MRPALLAVAALLLSSVPAAAQTAIDGIRTEFAAVKAQVMTAANKAPESIYGFQATPEVFTLRKQFLHIADASYSICSGLAGTPGKRPKVDADAPLAKADVLAALTGAFDYCDAALKAATDATLAETVKTANGTARVKSYYAAHLLAHTGLHYGNVVTYMRLNKLSPGEQ
- a CDS encoding DUF1501 domain-containing protein, coding for MSIHHCTGDLPTAGLSRRALLQRVGMGLGSVALGSLVHPRVAAAAGPTATPGVLGRALHFTPRARRVIYLFMAGGPSQMETFDDKPVLRARNGEQLPDSVRQGQRLTGMSGNQSSLPLAGSQFGFSRAGRSGTWVSDLLPHTARVIDELCVVRSMYTDAINHDPAITFFQTGSQIAGRPSMGAWVHYGLGSDTDDLPAFVVLITPGKVDQPLYSRLWGSGFLPSQHQGVQFRSGKDAVLYLANPAGVSPQSRRALLDRLRDLQAEAAAQIGDAEVDARIAQYEMAYRMQASVPGVMDLSGETAETFELYGPDARQPGTFAANCLLARRLAERGVKFIQLYHQGWDQHDSLPKGIERQCRETDRASAALVTDLKRRGLLDDTLVVWGGEFGRTSYSQGKLTATNYGRDHHPRCFSMWMAGGGVKAGYVHGATDDFGYNIVDGGVHVHDLHATMLRLLGVDHERLTYFHQGRRFRLTDVHGKVVDALLA